The Candidatus Paracaedibacteraceae bacterium DNA window AAACCTTATAGTGAGAACAAATCTCAGCCAACTTATAAGGCATCCCTGCCCCACAAGTCACACCATGAACCAGTCCTTTAACTTGTGAGAGAACGCCATGAAGGATAGGTTCAACAGCCCCCATTTCCCACAAAACATTCATATGAATTCGGCCATTACCATTTGACATCTCATGAGCAATCTTCGCCTGAGTGATCCCACCTTTAATGGCATAATTGATCAATTCATGATGGCGTTCACGGCGCGTACGACCATGATAAACAACAGGAATGAAGTTTCCATTTTCATCAAACGCATCAGCATTGACCGCTGAAAATGTACCAATCCCACCTGCAGCAGCCCAAGATCCTGCACTTTGGCCTGTTGAAACGGCAATTCCTTTACCGCCTTCGACCAAAGGGTAAACTTCTTTACCGGACATCATCATGGGATTAATAATCATTTCTTTTTCCTTATTGTTATTTTAGGCACCAACCATTCGCAGGCGATGCCGTTAATGACGCAACAATCAATAATTGCCTTACTCTTCTGCTGGATTCACAGAAGGCAGAACAGCACCAGTTTTTGCCAACTCAGCCTGAGCCTTTGCAATCGCTGCATCCAATTCACCTTGACGACATAAACCAAGATGAACAGGACTACGGGGTTTAATATTTTGGCTATTCCAGTGGGTTTTACCACGAACTGAATTAATCATATTCTTCGTTGTACCAAGTAATCTTGCTACGACAGCATCCGGCAATTCAGGATGGAATTTAATGAGCCAAGCAATCGCGTCCGGGCGGTCTTGACGTTTCGAAACCGGTGTATATTTACGGGTTTTCTTACCAAGAACGGAATCAGCCGTTACAATCGGATTCATCACAAGCTGTGCTGACGGATCCGCTTCACACCGTTTGATTTCTTCATCAGATAACTGACCAGCCGTAATCGGATCCAATCCAATCATACTACCACCAGACTCACCATCAGCAATAGCCTGAATCTCGAGAATATGCAACTGACAGAATTCAGAAATCTGATCAAACGTTAAGGCTGTATTTTCAACCAGCCAAATTGCTGTCGCCTTTGGCATCAGTGGGGCGGTCATTATCAAAGTCTCCACAAAAAATAAATTAATTACTTATAACAAGTTTTACTGCGTTTCACGATAAAATGCCACCCATTTTTTAAAAACCGCATTTTATCACAAAGCCACTCTATGAAGAGAGGTATGCTTGACTATTTCCTGCATCTAAGCTTTAGTGACTATCGTCGGCGCAGCTTCTTTCTTGTTAGGCAGCAACATAAAAATCGCAGCTAACGCAAGAGAACCAACAATCAAACTTCCTAAAAAGATGGTTTGAATTCCATAATGATGCGAGATAAAACCACCACCAGCCCCTGCTGCAAAAGACCCGATTGCTGCGATCAAGTAATAGGTACCAATTGCGGTTCCGCGAACGTCTTCATGAACATAATCCGTGATTAAGGACACAAACATGTTATGAACAATCCCCAATTGAATACCCCACAAGACAACACCAACAAAGAACATCGGCAAGCTTGTCGCCGTATACATGAAAAAGTCAGATAACGCTAGCGAGAAAACACCAAACAACATGACAGTTTTGCGCCCATACTTATCAGCAAACAAACCGCTGGGATAAGATGATGCACTGTAAGTCAGGTTGTACATACTCATAATAAGCGGGGCATAGGTTTTATCCATGCCAAAGGTATTGTGCGAATAAAGAACCATCAACGTTTCGCTAAATCGAGCAGCCATAAAAATCAAAACAATGATCATCAGTGTCCAATAATTCGTTCCCAAATTTTTTAGATCTTCAAAGCGAATCGGTCGACGACTTGATTTAATTTTGACAACCTGACCATCATTATCAACGTGTGACTTTGGCTCTTTGACATAAAAGGCCAGCACGATAAATGCTATAAATGCAGGGATTGAGGCAAGCCAAAAGACTTGCTGAAAATTATTAGCCGTATATAACATTGCTAAAAACCCAAGAATCCCCCCCATAAAGGACCCTGCCGTTCCAAGAGAGCGCATCAAACCAAAGCTAGCTGCCCGTTGCTCAACAGGCGCGACATCCCCAACAATTGCGTCACGCGGTGTGGCCTGAATACCATTCCCTACACGCTCAAATAACCTCGCAGCAAATACATTCACAAAGTTAGAAGAAATTGCCATCATCGGCTTGCTAATAACGGTCATAAAATACCCAACTAACATAATAGGACGACGGCGACGGAAATAATCACTAATGACACCAGAAAAGAGCTTCATAACAAAAGACAGCGCCTCAGCGGATCCTTCGACAATCCCAATAAGGCGCATATCCACCCCCAGAGATGTATTCAAGTACAAAGCTGACAAACTATAGATCACAATGTACGAGATATTGATGAGACACATAACCATACCAATCAACCACACAGTTGATGGGATTGCTTTCTTTTTGGACATCGTTTTATTCATGACACTTGACAAAAAAAAATCCTGCTGAGAACAGGAATCGGTGGGCAATTCGCCAAGAGATTGATGATCAGGATTTTCTTGCTTCAATTGTACTGTCATGAACCAATCCTCTTGAACTTGGGTTTGTAAAAATACACCCCTGATATAAGTATATAAAAAATTAAAATCAAGGCTGTTTTTTATTCAATATGATACTAACGTTTTTTGCACAGAATATTCAACACTCTTTTTTTAAAAAATTCATCCAACAAAAATCACAGCCCCCTTAAAAGTTTCGTCGACAAACTTTCGAACATCATTTGACTGGTAGATTTTAACAAGCGTCTTTACATCATCATTATCTTTAGTTGCTTCACGGACCACGATGATATTGGCATAAGGTGAATTATTATCTTCTGCAAACAACGCTGACTTTGGATCCATTTTTGCCAAAACAATCCAATCCGTATTAACCACAGCCAAATCTAAATCATCCAATGATCGCGGCAACTGTGGCGCATCCATTTCTTTGATAACCAAGTTTTTTGAGTTCTTAGTTATATCAAAAATCCCCGGGAGTTTTCTGTCTTTAAGCTCAATCAATCCTTGTTTTGCCAACAACAACAAAGCACGCGCACCATTCGTCGGATCATTCGGAATACCAATAATAGCTTTTTCCTTTAACGCGTCAACAGACTTAATTTTCTTAGAATATCCGCCCATCGGCATCAAGACAGTTTTCCCGACAGAAACGAGCTTAAATCCCCGATCCGCAACTTGGGCATCCAAAAAAAGTTGGTGCTGATAACTATTGGCATCCAGACTTCCCTCATTCAAGGCAATATTAGGCAGGACAAAATCATTAAACTCGACAACATCGATATCGATGCCTTGTTTTTTAGCAAGATCTTTTACTTTTTCTGCAATCATCGCATGAGGGCCAGCAGTTACGCCTAATTTAAAAGCTGCACAACTGTGCGTTATTATCAATGCAGCAAGAAATAATATTCTTTTCATCTGTTTATTTCCTTAACTTTGCAGCAAGCCAGTCCCCAATCATTTGGACAGATTGCACCATTACAACAAGAATGATGACAATATAAACTAACAGCTCTAATTCATAACGTTGGTATCCGTATCGAATGGCCAAGTCGCCAAGACCACCACCACCAACAGCACCAGCCATGGCAGAAAAACCGATCAGACTAACCATAACCGTTGTTACAGAAGATATAATAATCGGCAGTGATTCCAACAAGATAATATTCATAATAATCTGTCGGTCGGTTGCCCCGTAAGATTGCCCAAACTCAATTAACCCTCGGTCAATTTGCCTGAATCCATCCTCACACAACCGCGCCAAAATCAGTGTCCCAGCAATAGCTAGCGGCACTGAGGCCGCCCACATTCCAATAGTTGTTCCCACCAAAAACCGCGTCAGGGGCATTAACAAAACCATCATGATAATATAAGGAATAGATCGCACGCCATTCACCAAAAAACCAGCAACACCATAGGTAAATCGGCTTGGTCGCAAACCATAGCTAGAACGCACGTATAAAAACACAGCCAAAGGAACACCCAGCACAACACTGATGATCCCAGACACCGCAACCATCCCAAGCGTTTCCCAAAAGGATGAAATGACTAAATCAATCACAACCCACCATCCTTTGCCAAGTAACCTAATATTTCTGCAGCAACACCATGTTTACTAAAATGCGCCATCATCTTTTCCAAGACAGGATCGCTATACGGTGCTGACAACAGTAATGTCCCAAAAACACTTTGACGCAAGTGATCCATATTCCCTGCCAGAATACTGAGATTAACCCCATGAGTTTTAATCAAATCAGCAATAACAGGCTCACGCGACGATTTCCCCGAAAATACGAGTCGAATCAAAACATCCCCCATGACAGGACTCTCACTTAGATTTTCTTTGATATGATTCGGGAGTTCTTTTTCGAATAAATTTGCCAACAATTTCTTAGTAATCAGCTGCTGTGGATGCAACAGAATCTGCTCCAAATCCCCTTGCTCGACAAATTGCCCCTGCTCCATCACATAAACGAAGTCACTGATCTCGCGAACAACTGCCATATCGTGGGTAATCAAGACAATCGTCACCCCCAGATCACGATTCAATGCTTTAAGGAGAGCCAAAATATCTAAAGACGTCTGAGGATCCAAAGCTGAGGTAAACTCATCACACAGTAAAATCTTGGCATCATTAGCCAACGCTCGCGCAATCGCAACGCGCTGCCGCTGCCCCCCACTCAACTGATTCGGATAGCGATCCTCAAAACCCGCAAGCCCAACCTGAATTAATAAATCTCTAGCTCTCAATATAGCAGATTCAGAAGCAACACCCCGCCATTGTTGAGGAAGCATAACATTTTCCAACGCTGTGAGGCGCGTCAACAAATTAACTGACTGAAAAATAGTACCAACCTGACACAGCAAATCTCGTTGTTCTGAACTTGATAACCTTGATGTATCTTTCCCCAATATGGTTAAAGCTCCAGAATCCGGTTTTTCTAGCAAGTTAAAGCATCGCATTAATGTACTTTTACCAGCACCGCTCAAACCAATAATGCTATGGATTTTCCCCGCCTCAAAGACAGCACAAACCTTATCCAAAGCAGGGCGCGACGCCCCGGGATAAGTTTTAGAAATCTCAGTAATGTTAATCGCAGCTGTAATGGTTAAATCTTTCGTTTTTGTTAGTACATATACTATACGGTAATTTCCTATTTTAATCAATCAGGGGGTTTGGGGTATAGAAAGCAATATTAAACTCAAGGAACTAACTAAATAAATACGGAAATCTACTTATACCTCATTCTTTCTCCGCATACTTAAATTAAATCCGCCCAATTAAAACCATCTCTAATGTAAAGAAGAAGATCCTCACAATTAACCACAGCATTCACTGGACGAACGTCTCTATATTAGTTAAAATTATAAATAAATCAACTACGAATGAGACGACCATGGCAACTGAAATGAAAAATCTTGTCGCTAAACTTAACCACCCAAGCAAGCGTGCTCTTGAAGGGGCGGCAGCCATGTGTGTTGTCAAAACAAACTATAATGTTGAAATTGAACATTTCATCTACAAACTCCTAGAGCAAGCTGAAACAGATGTTCGCCAAATCCTAAGGCAATATGATATCGACATTGATTCCGTCAAACGTCATTTAAGTGGTGCCATTGATAAATTTAAGACAGGATGCACCGGAACCCCGGTTTTATCGCCCAACATTCTCATGCTATTGGAACATGCGTGGTCTATCTCGTCCTTAAAGCTTAATCAAACACAAATCAGAACCGCAGCTATTATCATGGCATTGGTCGACGTGGAACAAATTCGCGGAATCGTTTTAGAGTCGTGTCCTCTTATCCTAAGGGTTCCTCGGCATACCCTCCGCCACGACATTGAAACACTCCTTAAAGCCAGCCCTGAAAACCGGTTTGCATCCACAACCAGTAATACAACAGATCCGGAATCCGTAGGATTATCGCCGACAACACAACAGGAAACGCCAGCCCTTCAACAGTACGCAACCAATCTCAATGATTTAGTTACATCAGGGAAATTGTATCCCGTCTGCGGGCGCGACCGTGAAATATCACAGCTCGTTGATATCTTATCAAGGCGACGCCAAAACAATCCAATTCTTGTGGGGGATGCCGGCGTCGGGAAGACAGCTCTTGTTGAAGGACTTGCACAACGGATTGTCTCGGGTCATATTCCAACAAGCCTAGAATGCGCGCAAATTTATTCTCTTGATCTTGCATCATTGCAAGCCGGTGCCGGAATCAAAGGCGAATTCGAAGATCGCCTTAAGGCTGTACTGAACGACATTCAAGACTCAACACTTCCGGTCATTCTGTTTATCGATGAGGCCCATACTTTAATTGGCGCGGGCGGCACAGCAGGAACAGGTGATGCTGCCAATCTTTTAAAGCCAGCTCTGGCGCGCGGCGATCTGCGCATGATCGCAGCAACCACTTGGACAGAATATAAACGACATATCGAAGGTGATGCCGCTCTAACGCGACGGTTCGAGGTTGTCAAAGTGGCAGAACCATCGCTCGAAACAGCGGCCATGATTCTGCGTAATATTGCCCCATCCCTAGAAAAACATCACCGCGTTGAGATCCTTAATGAATCAATTGAAGCGGCCGTTAATCTATCTCATCGATTCTTACCGCATCGCAAGCTGCCCGATAAAGCAATCAACCTGTTGGATACAGCTTGTGCCAGAGTTGCTGTTGCCCGTAAAGGGATTCCTTTAGACATCGAAGAACTCGAAAGTAAAAAATCATTGATTAACATAGAACTGCAAATGTTAGCGCGTGAACATCGCAAAACACCAGACATATTAATGCGAACAAGCGCATTAAATGACGAGCTTAAAACCATAGAGATTACCCTTAAGAAATTAACGCAGCAATGGGATACGGCCCGTGATACGCTTAACCAAATGGAACAAACAATATCCCAAGCGACCCTTCCCAATATGGACAGCAAAACCGTTAGCCTTACTGATTTGCAAGCTTCCCTTGATCGTCAATTCTTGACACTCAATGCCTCTTATAATGTTGATCGCCGAGCAATCGCTCAGGTCCTCTCGTCATGGACAGGAATCCCGGCGACAACGATGCTCAGTTATCAAGACGGCCTTAAAATGGAAGATGTTTATAACCAGCTGTGCAACCGGGTTATTGGCCAGAAACATGCTCTTCACAAAATATCTCAAGCCGTTCTATCTTATTCAGCCGGACTCTCTGACCCCAATAAACCCATGGGTGTCTTTTTATTGGCGGGTCCAAGCGGCGTCGGTAAAACAGAAACGGCTCAGGCCTTAGCTCAAGTTCTAACAGGAACACAAGATAGTTTGATCCGCATCAACTTGTCTGAGTTTCAAGAAGCCCACACCGTTGCAACTTTAAAGGGAGCCCCTCCCGGTTATGTTGGCTATGGTAAAGGTGGCATCTTGACCGAAGCCGTCCGCCGCAATCCTTATAGCGTTGTCCTATTGGATGAAATTGAAAAAGCTCACCCCGATGTGATGAATCTCTTCTATCAAGTATTTGATAAGGGGATGATGGAAGATGGTGAAGGCATTGAGGTTTCCTTCAAAAACTGTCTGATCGTCTTAACATCCAATATTGGATCTGATATCATAACAGAATTGTGGGAAAAATATGACAATCAACCCAATGCAGACTTCTTTGCCACAGTTGAACCCAAACTTTGGCTCGCCCTTAACAAACGGTTTGCCAATGCGTTTCTTGCGCGCACAACAGTGATTCCCTACACCCCGTTGGGTATAGCAGAACTAGCTCAGATTACACGACTTAAACTGACAGAAATCGATGCTCGCCTTAAGAATCAACATAAAGCTGACTTGATTGTTATTGATGAAGATATTCAACGCATTATCGACATCTCTCAGAGTTTACAACAAGGGGCTCGTGCCATTGACAAAGTCTTATCAACGCAAGTTCTCCCGCGTATTTCTGAAAAGATTATGGCTGGGGGTGTCATTAAGGAGGTAAAATTGAGAGAGTTAGCAGGTTAAGGAAGTCACAATATCGTACACCGAACAAAACACGCATAACAAGAAAGATTATAAAGACATTAATCATTTCTTAAACCATAAGTCTTAGGATAAAACGAGGGGAAATACTAATGTATTATTATAGTAATGGCTCTATCAAAACAAAAAATTGCTATTAGCATAAGCCTTCTTTTTGTAATAATTCTATTATACAAGATTTTATCGCCATCTCCCTTCTTCCTCCCCGGATATATAGAAGGTAGATTCACTTATATAGCACCAACTCAAGCAGGCATTGTCACAGATATAAGAGTAAAACCAGGTGATCTGGTTGATGAAAACCAAGTACTCCTCAAACAAGATCCAATGCCACAACAAGAAAATGTCCAAGTAAAAAAACATCAACTTGAATCCGCTCAGGCAAAACTTGTTGATTTAGAAAAAGCCCGCCGTCCAGAAGAGATTAAAGCTCTGGAGGCTGCCGTTGAGCAAGCCAAAGCTGATTTAGTTTATGCTCAGGCTGAATATAACCGCAGTCAAGAATTAATTAAGCGCCATGCTGTATCCAAAGACCAATTACAAAGAGAATATTCGACATTTAAAAAACTTCAGGCCCGTATTATTGAATTAAATGCTCAACTGGAACTTGGAAAATTACCAGCCCGTGAAGACCAAATTATTTCCGCGCAAAAAGATGTAGAGGCCGCAAAAAACAGTTTAAAATCAGAAGAATGGTCACTCGATCAAAAAACAATAAAAACTCAGAAATCCGGGAAAGTTATTGATATTTATGTTCGAATGGGTGATTACCTTGCGCCAGGTTCTCCTGCTATTCAGTTTTTAACGCCCGACCAAATATTTGTAAACGTTTACGTACCTCAAGATAAAATCAACACATTAAAAACAGGGCAGAAAATATCATTTCATCTGGATGGCGATCCGACGTGGCATAAAGCTACGATTACGTATATTTCTCCTACAGCTGAATATACACCGCCTGTTCTATACACAGAGTCAGCACGACAAAAATATGTCTATCTAATCCGCGCAACACCGGATGATTCATCATTTTCATACCACCCCGGACAACCTATTGATATCGATATCACAGCCCATGACTAAATTTGCCATAGATGTGAAGAATCTTGAGAAATACTTTGGCCCCAAAAAGGTACTCAATGACCTGAGTCTCTCTGTGAAAGAGGGAAGTGTTTACGGGTTTCTGGGGCCAAACGGGAGCGGTAAAACAACAACTATGCGTATCATATGCGGCCTTTTAACACCAGATGGTGGCTCAGGAACCTGCCTTGGCTTTGACATAACCAAAGATTCTCAAGAAATAAAACAAAACATTGGCTACATGCCCCAACATTTTAGCCTTTATGAAGAATTAACCGTACGTGAAAATCTGAATTTAATAGCAAATATTTACACACCGGACAATCCTCAGCAATGTATCAAAGATACAATTGAGTGGCTGGGACTTGATGATTGGCAAAATCAACAAGCTGGCACACTCTCTGGCGGGTGGAAACAACGGCTATCGCTTGCTGGCGCTATTCTTCACAAACCCAAGCTGCTGTTACTTGATGAACCAACAGCTGGTGTCGATCCTATGGCTCGGCGTTTGTTTTGGAATTATATTTTTGATTTAGCAAAACAAGGTGTAACTGTTCTTGTCAGCACTCATTACATGGATGAAGCAAGTCGATGCAATGAAATTGCTTATTTATTTTATGGTGATATCCTTATGAAGGGAACAGGCAATCAAATCATCAAAGATTCAAAACTGGTCAGTTATGCAATACACCCCCCATATTCAGATGACCTTGAAACACGACTATTCGGCAACCCAGTTTTTGAACAGGTAGCTCATTTTGGCAATACCATACATGTTATTGGTAAAAACAAAAAAGAAATGGACACTTTTCTAAAAAAAATGCAAAAACAATCAGGAATAACTTATATGGAAACGATACCAGACCTTGAAGATATATTTGTCCACGTAACACAAGAGTGGGAAAACAAAAAATCATGACCTTGTCTTGGATAAAACTAAAAGCTCTTCTTGCCAAGGAATTCATCCAACTCTTAAGAGATAGAATCACATTTGGTTTTGTCTTAATTATGCCAATCATGCAATTGGTTTTGTTTGGCTATGCCCTAAATACAGACCCAAAAAACCTCCCTGCTATTATTCTCGATCAAAACAAAACCAACATATCCCGAAGTTTTATTCACCAGCTGGAAACCAGCAATTATTTTCGTATTCTCAATGAGAATTATGGAGAACAACAAGCAGAAAATGCAATGATAAAAGGACAAGCACTCTTTATCCTCAATATTCCCGCCAATTTTAGCCAAGACTTAATTAGAGGGCACCATCCAACCATCCTAATGACCGTTGATGCAACAGACCCGGTAACAAGCGCAAATGCTCTCGCGACGACTCAGGCTTTAAAATTAATCGGCCTACCCCATGATTTTGTCGGGCCACTCAGCTATCTTGCCCCGAAACAACCCTCATTTGATATTACCGTTCATAAAAGTTTTAATCCCGAAGGAATCACAAGTTATAATATAGTCCCCGGACTAATGGGCGTTATCTTAACTCTAACATTAGTGGTTGTTACCGGTATGGCCGTTACACGCGAACGAGAAAAAGGCACTTATGAACAATTACTTGCCATGCCCGTGAGTTCGCTGGAAGTTATGTTGGGGAAAATCACCCCCTACATCCTTGTGGGATATGCTCAGGTATGCGTCGTACTTTTAGCTGCAAAATTACTCTTCAATGTTCCATTCTTAGGGAGTGTAATTTTACTTTTTTTCGTCGTCACCTTATTCTCTAGCGCAAATCTCATGGTTGGTTATCTTTTTTCAAGCATTTCCAAAACCCAGATGCAAGCTACCCAAATGTCTGTTTTTTTCTTTCTACCGTCTATTTTACTATCCGGATTCATGTTCCCTTTCCAAGGAATGCCCTACTTTGCACAAATCATAGGCGAACTCCTTCCTCTGACGCATTTTGTTAGAATAACACGCGGCATCATGCTAAAGGGGGCAACATTTTCCCATATTTATAGCGATATAATTCCTATCATTATCTTTCTGGTCGCAGCCAGTTGGGTTTCTTTAAAGAAGTATAAATCAACCTTGGATTAAAGGGATTTGTTTTACAAAGCGGGTTGGATCTCCCTTATCCTCAACCTCCCAGCAAGCACCAAGAACTAATCGAACAAACACCCAGTCTAACACTATCTGTTCATCGACTTTGGCCAAAGTGGCTAAGCGTGATAGAGATAACGAAAAAGATTTTTTGGTCATAAACTGTGATGATACAGGTAAGGCAAATGCAGCGAGTTCAAACTCTTTTGGCCCAACGATTCCTTTTGGGTCTATGGCAACACCAACAGTTTGATGCGACAACACATTATCAAGATGCAAATCCCCGTGCAAAACAACTTGAGAATTTGAGTTAGCAAGCAATTTCTCAGCTAATACTCTAGCTTTTAAAATCAGCTTATTCGGCAAAGCGTCCACGTCTAAACGATCAAAAACCAGAAACCATTTTTGAATAGACTCAAAACCCTGAATACTAGAAGTTTTTGCTTTATAATAAAGGGAATCAGCGACCTGACTATATAATTGAATAGCCCGAGGCACATTTTGACTGGCAATCAAACTTAAGGGCTGACCAGGAATAACTTGCTCTAAGAGCAAAGCGCCCTCATGCTGATCACCCTGAATCAGGCGAACAATCCCCTGCCCTTCGAAATAGGTTAAAGCTCTAGTTTCATTTCGAATCACGTCAGAATCGATGCCTATTTTCAAACAAACGGGACCAAACTCGTCTGAATCAGCCAAAGCAATATAGTGCCAGGTCATATTAGAGACAGGCCGAACCTGAGTTAGCGCCCATTTTTCAGATAAACGCTCAACGATTCTTGGCAATTGTGCAAGCCACACACGTC harbors:
- a CDS encoding DUF1013 domain-containing protein, yielding MTAPLMPKATAIWLVENTALTFDQISEFCQLHILEIQAIADGESGGSMIGLDPITAGQLSDEEIKRCEADPSAQLVMNPIVTADSVLGKKTRKYTPVSKRQDRPDAIAWLIKFHPELPDAVVARLLGTTKNMINSVRGKTHWNSQNIKPRSPVHLGLCRQGELDAAIAKAQAELAKTGAVLPSVNPAEE
- a CDS encoding MFS transporter; translation: MTVQLKQENPDHQSLGELPTDSCSQQDFFLSSVMNKTMSKKKAIPSTVWLIGMVMCLINISYIVIYSLSALYLNTSLGVDMRLIGIVEGSAEALSFVMKLFSGVISDYFRRRRPIMLVGYFMTVISKPMMAISSNFVNVFAARLFERVGNGIQATPRDAIVGDVAPVEQRAASFGLMRSLGTAGSFMGGILGFLAMLYTANNFQQVFWLASIPAFIAFIVLAFYVKEPKSHVDNDGQVVKIKSSRRPIRFEDLKNLGTNYWTLMIIVLIFMAARFSETLMVLYSHNTFGMDKTYAPLIMSMYNLTYSASSYPSGLFADKYGRKTVMLFGVFSLALSDFFMYTATSLPMFFVGVVLWGIQLGIVHNMFVSLITDYVHEDVRGTAIGTYYLIAAIGSFAAGAGGGFISHHYGIQTIFLGSLIVGSLALAAIFMLLPNKKEAAPTIVTKA
- a CDS encoding MetQ/NlpA family ABC transporter substrate-binding protein, producing the protein MKRILFLAALIITHSCAAFKLGVTAGPHAMIAEKVKDLAKKQGIDIDVVEFNDFVLPNIALNEGSLDANSYQHQLFLDAQVADRGFKLVSVGKTVLMPMGGYSKKIKSVDALKEKAIIGIPNDPTNGARALLLLAKQGLIELKDRKLPGIFDITKNSKNLVIKEMDAPQLPRSLDDLDLAVVNTDWIVLAKMDPKSALFAEDNNSPYANIIVVREATKDNDDVKTLVKIYQSNDVRKFVDETFKGAVIFVG
- a CDS encoding ABC transporter permease codes for the protein MIDLVISSFWETLGMVAVSGIISVVLGVPLAVFLYVRSSYGLRPSRFTYGVAGFLVNGVRSIPYIIMMVLLMPLTRFLVGTTIGMWAASVPLAIAGTLILARLCEDGFRQIDRGLIEFGQSYGATDRQIIMNIILLESLPIIISSVTTVMVSLIGFSAMAGAVGGGGLGDLAIRYGYQRYELELLVYIVIILVVMVQSVQMIGDWLAAKLRK
- a CDS encoding methionine ABC transporter ATP-binding protein is translated as MIKIGNYRIVYVLTKTKDLTITAAINITEISKTYPGASRPALDKVCAVFEAGKIHSIIGLSGAGKSTLMRCFNLLEKPDSGALTILGKDTSRLSSSEQRDLLCQVGTIFQSVNLLTRLTALENVMLPQQWRGVASESAILRARDLLIQVGLAGFEDRYPNQLSGGQRQRVAIARALANDAKILLCDEFTSALDPQTSLDILALLKALNRDLGVTIVLITHDMAVVREISDFVYVMEQGQFVEQGDLEQILLHPQQLITKKLLANLFEKELPNHIKENLSESPVMGDVLIRLVFSGKSSREPVIADLIKTHGVNLSILAGNMDHLRQSVFGTLLLSAPYSDPVLEKMMAHFSKHGVAAEILGYLAKDGGL
- the tssH gene encoding type VI secretion system ATPase TssH; this translates as MATEMKNLVAKLNHPSKRALEGAAAMCVVKTNYNVEIEHFIYKLLEQAETDVRQILRQYDIDIDSVKRHLSGAIDKFKTGCTGTPVLSPNILMLLEHAWSISSLKLNQTQIRTAAIIMALVDVEQIRGIVLESCPLILRVPRHTLRHDIETLLKASPENRFASTTSNTTDPESVGLSPTTQQETPALQQYATNLNDLVTSGKLYPVCGRDREISQLVDILSRRRQNNPILVGDAGVGKTALVEGLAQRIVSGHIPTSLECAQIYSLDLASLQAGAGIKGEFEDRLKAVLNDIQDSTLPVILFIDEAHTLIGAGGTAGTGDAANLLKPALARGDLRMIAATTWTEYKRHIEGDAALTRRFEVVKVAEPSLETAAMILRNIAPSLEKHHRVEILNESIEAAVNLSHRFLPHRKLPDKAINLLDTACARVAVARKGIPLDIEELESKKSLINIELQMLAREHRKTPDILMRTSALNDELKTIEITLKKLTQQWDTARDTLNQMEQTISQATLPNMDSKTVSLTDLQASLDRQFLTLNASYNVDRRAIAQVLSSWTGIPATTMLSYQDGLKMEDVYNQLCNRVIGQKHALHKISQAVLSYSAGLSDPNKPMGVFLLAGPSGVGKTETAQALAQVLTGTQDSLIRINLSEFQEAHTVATLKGAPPGYVGYGKGGILTEAVRRNPYSVVLLDEIEKAHPDVMNLFYQVFDKGMMEDGEGIEVSFKNCLIVLTSNIGSDIITELWEKYDNQPNADFFATVEPKLWLALNKRFANAFLARTTVIPYTPLGIAELAQITRLKLTEIDARLKNQHKADLIVIDEDIQRIIDISQSLQQGARAIDKVLSTQVLPRISEKIMAGGVIKEVKLRELAG
- a CDS encoding HlyD family efflux transporter periplasmic adaptor subunit → MALSKQKIAISISLLFVIILLYKILSPSPFFLPGYIEGRFTYIAPTQAGIVTDIRVKPGDLVDENQVLLKQDPMPQQENVQVKKHQLESAQAKLVDLEKARRPEEIKALEAAVEQAKADLVYAQAEYNRSQELIKRHAVSKDQLQREYSTFKKLQARIIELNAQLELGKLPAREDQIISAQKDVEAAKNSLKSEEWSLDQKTIKTQKSGKVIDIYVRMGDYLAPGSPAIQFLTPDQIFVNVYVPQDKINTLKTGQKISFHLDGDPTWHKATITYISPTAEYTPPVLYTESARQKYVYLIRATPDDSSFSYHPGQPIDIDITAHD
- a CDS encoding ABC transporter ATP-binding protein produces the protein MTKFAIDVKNLEKYFGPKKVLNDLSLSVKEGSVYGFLGPNGSGKTTTMRIICGLLTPDGGSGTCLGFDITKDSQEIKQNIGYMPQHFSLYEELTVRENLNLIANIYTPDNPQQCIKDTIEWLGLDDWQNQQAGTLSGGWKQRLSLAGAILHKPKLLLLDEPTAGVDPMARRLFWNYIFDLAKQGVTVLVSTHYMDEASRCNEIAYLFYGDILMKGTGNQIIKDSKLVSYAIHPPYSDDLETRLFGNPVFEQVAHFGNTIHVIGKNKKEMDTFLKKMQKQSGITYMETIPDLEDIFVHVTQEWENKKS
- a CDS encoding ABC transporter permease, producing the protein MTLSWIKLKALLAKEFIQLLRDRITFGFVLIMPIMQLVLFGYALNTDPKNLPAIILDQNKTNISRSFIHQLETSNYFRILNENYGEQQAENAMIKGQALFILNIPANFSQDLIRGHHPTILMTVDATDPVTSANALATTQALKLIGLPHDFVGPLSYLAPKQPSFDITVHKSFNPEGITSYNIVPGLMGVILTLTLVVVTGMAVTREREKGTYEQLLAMPVSSLEVMLGKITPYILVGYAQVCVVLLAAKLLFNVPFLGSVILLFFVVTLFSSANLMVGYLFSSISKTQMQATQMSVFFFLPSILLSGFMFPFQGMPYFAQIIGELLPLTHFVRITRGIMLKGATFSHIYSDIIPIIIFLVAASWVSLKKYKSTLD